From Caldanaerobius fijiensis DSM 17918:
ATAAGGGATTTTTCTCTGGATAAGCATAAGAAAGTAGATGATTATCCCTTTGGTGGCGGAACGGGCATGGTGATGGCTTGTGAACCGATAGCCAGGGCTATCAATAGTGTGAGAAAAGATGAATCAAGGGTTGTGTATATGTCACCAAGGGGACGGGTTTATAATCAGCGCATTGCTAAAGAATATTCTAAATTGGAACATGTAATTATCCTTTGCGGCCATTACGAGGGTGTCGACCAGAGGGTTATAGATCTAGAAGTGGATGATGAGATTTCACTGGGCGATTTTGTGTTGACAGGTGGAGAAATTGCTGCAATGGCCTTTGTAGACAGCGTGAGTCGATTGATCCCGGGTGTTTTACCTGAGGGTGCTGTTGATGAGGAGTCTTTCAATGATGGGCTGCTGGAATATCCTCAGTATACCAGGCCTGCGGTATATAAGGGAATAGAAGTGCCTTCAGTGCTTTTGTCGGGAAATCACAAGTTAATAAAGCGGTGGAGGCGTAAAAAGGCTTTTGAGATAACAATGCTCAGAAGGCCTGATTTACTAGCAGACGCGAAGCTATCGCAGGAAGACCTGCAGATAATTTTCGAGCTAGAATGTGAAAATATTA
This genomic window contains:
- the trmD gene encoding tRNA (guanosine(37)-N1)-methyltransferase TrmD gives rise to the protein MFYGMLNTSIISRAINNGIIQVNLVNIRDFSLDKHKKVDDYPFGGGTGMVMACEPIARAINSVRKDESRVVYMSPRGRVYNQRIAKEYSKLEHVIILCGHYEGVDQRVIDLEVDDEISLGDFVLTGGEIAAMAFVDSVSRLIPGVLPEGAVDEESFNDGLLEYPQYTRPAVYKGIEVPSVLLSGNHKLIKRWRRKKAFEITMLRRPDLLADAKLSQEDLQIIFELECENIKCNNRKEVK